A window of the Egibacter rhizosphaerae genome harbors these coding sequences:
- a CDS encoding IS1096 element passenger TnpR family protein, producing MATVTDWVTIKVVLTGREGEPLAQPPGRVMLAHRGHTFAELGDAIDVAFGRWDLGHLHEFNVDGRSLTNDGEEGAPHVEDSDSVALRDVRLHEGTRFRYVFDLGEEWSHDCTVEEVDLAVEEVYGEAPDTPIPVFGWGTLPDQYGRLTEDEDDELDGAVDWDAPRSGDDEVAGEDLDAAEAWDVVQDALAGLPAAPPGIEEAMAAATEAVRAAPAAWPADALLAAANLSPGTLPADEAELWIELAAGVVDPDDPLPVDANLEAAWTSVDVADWAAVVIELVRGGVGTNADVESLAGHIARCPHVEEQELDEDDEAVLRRGLAIVSELLAHLGALDASHRLTALGRWGLPRALARAWVGEGAV from the coding sequence ATGGCGACGGTGACCGACTGGGTGACGATCAAGGTGGTCCTGACCGGTCGCGAGGGTGAGCCCCTCGCACAACCACCCGGTCGTGTCATGCTCGCCCACCGGGGGCACACCTTCGCGGAGCTGGGCGATGCGATCGACGTGGCCTTCGGCCGTTGGGACCTGGGTCACCTGCACGAGTTCAACGTCGACGGGCGTTCGCTCACCAACGACGGCGAGGAGGGAGCCCCGCACGTCGAAGACAGCGACAGCGTCGCGCTCCGCGATGTTCGACTCCACGAGGGGACGCGCTTCCGCTACGTCTTCGATCTCGGCGAGGAGTGGAGCCACGACTGCACCGTCGAGGAGGTGGACCTCGCCGTCGAGGAGGTCTACGGGGAGGCCCCGGACACGCCGATTCCCGTCTTCGGCTGGGGCACACTGCCGGACCAGTACGGGCGGCTGACCGAGGACGAGGACGACGAGCTCGACGGGGCCGTCGATTGGGACGCGCCTCGATCGGGCGATGACGAGGTCGCCGGTGAGGACCTCGATGCCGCCGAGGCCTGGGACGTGGTTCAAGATGCCCTCGCCGGCCTGCCCGCGGCGCCCCCGGGAATCGAGGAGGCGATGGCAGCGGCGACCGAGGCGGTGCGCGCCGCGCCGGCAGCTTGGCCAGCCGATGCCCTGCTCGCCGCCGCGAACCTGTCCCCCGGAACACTGCCCGCGGACGAGGCCGAGCTGTGGATAGAGCTCGCGGCCGGGGTCGTCGACCCGGACGACCCGCTGCCGGTGGATGCCAACCTGGAAGCGGCGTGGACGAGCGTGGACGTGGCGGACTGGGCTGCCGTGGTGATCGAGCTCGTGCGCGGCGGGGTCGGCACCAACGCCGACGTGGAATCCCTGGCCGGCCACATCGCCCGGTGTCCCCATGTCGAGGAGCAGGAGCTCGACGAGGACGACGAGGCCGTGCTGCGGCGGGGCCTCGCGATCGTCAGCGAGCTGCTCGCCCATCTCGGCGCGCTCGATGCCTCGCATCGCCTCACCGCGCTCGGGCGGTGGGGACTTCCCCGTGCCCTGGCGCGCGCGTGGGTCGGCGAGGGCGCTGTCTAG
- a CDS encoding helix-turn-helix domain-containing protein has protein sequence MLARRIEPSEAVGARFAASRREPTRRAGSRPGRRTPPRRTTRGPRGEVRWWERPAPGGDEELWRAVIRCHEALQRRRWSVTELAWRLRLAGHPVARETLSKVLNGRQRTSWATVEQLARILDIDLPGREQP, from the coding sequence ATGCTCGCGCGACGGATCGAGCCGAGCGAGGCCGTCGGGGCACGCTTCGCCGCCTCGCGTCGGGAACCGACGCGCCGGGCGGGGTCGCGGCCCGGGCGAAGGACGCCGCCTCGCCGCACCACTCGCGGGCCGCGCGGCGAAGTGCGCTGGTGGGAACGACCCGCCCCCGGAGGCGACGAGGAACTGTGGCGCGCGGTGATCCGGTGCCACGAGGCGTTGCAGCGACGCCGATGGTCGGTCACCGAACTCGCGTGGCGGCTGCGCCTGGCTGGCCATCCCGTCGCCCGGGAGACGCTGTCGAAGGTGCTGAACGGACGTCAGCGCACCAGCTGGGCCACGGTCGAGCAGCTCGCCAGGATCCTCGATATCGACCTGCCAGGACGAGAGCAGCCGTGA
- a CDS encoding phage holin family protein: MATGTPPAPEADEEAPDVGTRGLVGGLAEDVGPLLSAHVALAKQEVSEGAKAKAAGAGMLIGTIVLLWLAVQGLLIAAGAALALVVPVWAAALIVSGVLLLLGVILALVGRRLLATPITVDTTRSEVEQTVRVVRERLGRA, encoded by the coding sequence ATGGCGACCGGGACACCGCCCGCCCCCGAGGCGGACGAGGAGGCGCCGGACGTTGGCACTCGCGGCCTGGTGGGCGGACTCGCGGAGGATGTCGGTCCGCTGCTGTCGGCTCACGTCGCGCTCGCCAAGCAGGAGGTGTCCGAGGGCGCGAAGGCGAAGGCGGCCGGCGCCGGGATGCTCATCGGGACCATCGTGCTGCTCTGGTTGGCGGTCCAGGGTCTGCTGATCGCTGCGGGAGCGGCACTGGCCCTGGTCGTGCCGGTGTGGGCTGCCGCGCTGATCGTCTCCGGGGTGCTACTGCTCCTGGGTGTGATCCTTGCCCTGGTGGGACGACGATTGCTGGCCACCCCGATCACGGTCGACACGACGAGGTCGGAGGTCGAGCAGACCGTGCGCGTGGTGCGCGAACGATTGGGGCGGGCGTGA
- a CDS encoding Gfo/Idh/MocA family protein encodes MLRWGILGPGRIADRALAPAMRAAGHDLACVGSSSLTRAQRFGARHGARRARGAYEEVLEAPDVDAVYVSLPNDLHEAWAIAALEAGKHVLCEKPLALDAAGAQRMAAVAARTGRVLMEGIMSRFHPRTDALLAMVRAREIGSVLRVDACFDGAAPSVDDYRWTRSRGGGAILDLGVYAISAIRWLIGEEPHDIRGLMIADREGVDEVASAVIDLSAGGLGTARVSFGGARTQHISVVGTKGSLDVPHAFTVGVDREAVLLRDGEPCGSWQADPYERMVTGFAEAVRGDAAVLPPTDALATALILDRWRATASAPAAR; translated from the coding sequence ATGCTGCGATGGGGGATCCTCGGGCCCGGTCGGATCGCCGACCGGGCGCTCGCGCCGGCGATGCGGGCCGCCGGCCACGACCTCGCGTGCGTCGGATCCAGTTCCCTGACGCGCGCGCAACGCTTCGGTGCCCGCCACGGGGCGCGGCGCGCGCGGGGCGCCTACGAGGAGGTGCTCGAGGCCCCCGACGTGGACGCCGTCTACGTGTCGCTGCCGAACGACCTGCACGAGGCGTGGGCGATCGCCGCGCTCGAAGCGGGCAAGCACGTGCTCTGCGAGAAGCCCCTCGCGCTCGATGCGGCGGGCGCGCAGCGCATGGCCGCTGTGGCGGCTCGCACCGGGCGAGTGTTGATGGAGGGCATCATGTCGCGCTTCCATCCCCGCACCGACGCGCTGCTGGCGATGGTGCGCGCCCGCGAGATCGGGTCGGTCCTGCGGGTCGACGCGTGCTTCGATGGTGCCGCCCCGTCCGTGGACGACTACCGCTGGACGCGCTCCAGGGGTGGTGGCGCGATCCTCGATCTCGGGGTGTACGCGATCAGCGCCATCCGTTGGCTGATCGGCGAGGAGCCCCACGACATCCGCGGGCTGATGATCGCCGATCGCGAGGGGGTCGACGAGGTCGCCTCCGCCGTGATCGACCTCTCCGCCGGAGGTCTCGGCACCGCCCGCGTGAGCTTCGGCGGCGCGCGCACACAGCACATCAGCGTCGTGGGCACCAAGGGGTCCCTCGACGTGCCGCACGCGTTCACCGTCGGGGTCGACCGCGAGGCGGTGTTGCTCCGCGACGGGGAGCCGTGCGGTTCCTGGCAGGCAGACCCGTACGAGCGCATGGTGACCGGGTTCGCGGAGGCGGTGCGTGGCGACGCGGCGGTGTTGCCCCCGACCGATGCGCTGGCGACCGCGCTGATCCTCGACCGCTGGCGCGCCACGGCCTCGGCCCCGGCCGCTCGCTGA
- a CDS encoding DUF4235 domain-containing protein, with translation MNARDKRLASERAEVERARERLAGRLDRVDEEVRGHVASAAQTIAWKAGAAAAAFVAALTTRKVLNLLWTRLRGSEPPEDPTDPATGWGDAVGWTVATTVGVGVAQLVARRGAAAGWAKATGDSPPGFDR, from the coding sequence GTGAACGCGAGGGACAAACGGCTGGCGAGCGAGCGCGCGGAGGTCGAGCGCGCGCGGGAGCGTCTGGCCGGACGGCTCGACCGGGTTGACGAGGAGGTCCGAGGGCACGTGGCGAGCGCAGCGCAAACCATCGCGTGGAAGGCCGGGGCCGCGGCGGCAGCGTTCGTCGCGGCGCTCACGACCCGCAAGGTCCTCAACCTCCTCTGGACGCGACTCCGCGGCAGCGAGCCGCCAGAGGATCCCACGGACCCGGCGACGGGCTGGGGCGACGCGGTCGGGTGGACGGTCGCCACCACGGTGGGGGTCGGGGTCGCTCAGCTCGTCGCTCGGCGAGGTGCCGCAGCCGGCTGGGCGAAGGCGACCGGGGACAGCCCACCGGGCTTCGACCGCTGA
- a CDS encoding sigma-70 family RNA polymerase sigma factor — protein sequence MAQIVEEMPLHDHVQLYLREMARTALLTAEEEVDLAKRYEAGLEAERLLAEATSEGRKLSPTRRRQLNQVDRDGKRAKERLVQANLRLVVSVAKRYQGQGLPLLDLIQEGNLGLLRAVEKFDYRRGYKFSTYATWWIRQAVGRGVADKGRTIRLPVHMMERVRRALSMQRDLAESLGREPALEELAEELGEEAETVEELLTYARTPTSLETPVGEDGDAELGDFIEDRNADDPLEVAAKGLARQELLDVVSGLPERERIILELRFGLLDGEARTLDDVGRYFGLTRERIRQLEARALSKLRHPSRGRALSDTAA from the coding sequence GTGGCACAGATCGTCGAGGAGATGCCGCTTCACGACCACGTGCAGCTGTACCTGCGGGAGATGGCACGCACCGCGCTGCTCACCGCCGAGGAAGAGGTCGATCTGGCGAAGCGGTACGAAGCGGGACTCGAAGCGGAACGGCTGCTGGCAGAAGCGACCAGCGAGGGGAGGAAGCTCTCGCCCACCCGCCGCCGGCAGCTGAATCAGGTGGACCGGGACGGCAAGCGGGCCAAGGAACGGCTCGTCCAAGCGAACCTGCGGCTCGTCGTGAGCGTCGCCAAGCGCTATCAGGGGCAGGGGTTGCCGCTCCTCGACCTCATCCAGGAGGGCAACCTCGGGCTGCTGCGCGCGGTCGAGAAGTTCGACTACCGGCGGGGCTACAAGTTCTCCACCTATGCGACGTGGTGGATCCGGCAGGCGGTCGGGCGCGGCGTGGCCGACAAGGGGCGCACGATCCGGCTGCCGGTGCACATGATGGAGCGAGTGCGCCGGGCGCTGTCGATGCAGCGCGACCTCGCCGAGTCCCTGGGACGGGAGCCGGCCCTCGAGGAACTCGCGGAGGAGCTCGGCGAGGAGGCCGAGACCGTCGAGGAGCTGCTCACCTACGCGCGGACGCCGACCTCGCTCGAGACGCCGGTCGGTGAGGACGGTGATGCCGAGCTCGGCGACTTCATCGAGGACCGCAACGCTGACGATCCCCTCGAGGTCGCCGCGAAGGGCCTGGCCCGCCAGGAGTTGCTCGACGTGGTGAGCGGACTCCCCGAGCGGGAGCGCATCATCCTCGAGCTGCGGTTCGGGCTCCTCGACGGGGAAGCCCGCACGCTGGACGACGTCGGCCGGTACTTCGGCCTCACCCGGGAGCGCATTCGCCAGCTCGAGGCACGCGCGCTCTCGAAGCTGCGCCATCCGTCGCGTGGGCGCGCTCTGAGCGACACCGCCGCCTGA
- the leuD gene encoding 3-isopropylmalate dehydratase small subunit: MDPVTVITGTMVPLWRADIDTDQIMPKQHLKKVERTGYGEVVFEDWRADPDFVLNDPRYQGGNVLVAGPNFGTGSSREHAPWGLQQYGFEAVVAPSFADIFRTNCAKNGLLTVELSTAACERLVDLATADPSAPIRIDLPEQTLVAESVHERFEIDQHTKHMLVNGLDPIALTLQHDEDIGAYEARRPARKPTTPARA; encoded by the coding sequence GTGGATCCCGTGACCGTGATCACCGGAACGATGGTGCCGCTGTGGCGCGCGGACATCGACACCGATCAGATCATGCCCAAGCAGCACCTGAAGAAGGTCGAGCGCACCGGCTACGGCGAGGTCGTGTTCGAGGACTGGCGTGCCGACCCCGACTTCGTCCTCAACGATCCCCGCTACCAGGGCGGGAACGTGCTCGTGGCCGGGCCCAACTTCGGCACCGGCTCCAGTCGTGAGCACGCGCCGTGGGGCCTGCAGCAGTACGGGTTCGAGGCGGTGGTCGCGCCGAGCTTCGCCGACATCTTCAGGACCAACTGCGCCAAGAACGGGCTGCTCACCGTGGAGCTGTCGACCGCCGCCTGCGAGCGGCTCGTCGACCTGGCCACCGCCGACCCGAGCGCTCCGATCCGGATCGATCTCCCCGAGCAGACCCTCGTGGCGGAGTCGGTCCACGAGCGCTTCGAGATCGATCAGCACACGAAGCACATGCTGGTCAACGGGCTGGACCCGATCGCACTGACGCTGCAGCACGACGAGGACATCGGCGCGTACGAGGCGCGCCGGCCCGCCCGGAAACCGACCACACCGGCGCGCGCGTAG
- a CDS encoding DEAD/DEAH box helicase: MRADLQVTYLPAGLVPAWGQLLVYDAAPRGDSPLDTPSGEAPDRVDGADGSHADPTGASGPGASPSDLADAARTLGLPPGEPAHARLAVLHRDHGGVVPRAAEVAVRAIRLRDALPALLAVPADVGPLHRRRPDSLRAFALTARLAWRLVIGHRIVPSLALDEETGEVAGTWRALPTGDEDAETLLRRLVTVLPPAAHAVPRDGDDGVWRPDDLLAVFCDGVADLCAREGSADPREGRPRARILPWTARWEEALRDTSDPLVPLRDDAADLVAGVAGWHATVAADDAGVFTELRLVAPSDPEGDWVLHLGVRTETGAFLPADQVWASQDDEDDPGGLARQEVLLAGLGRCARVFPPLEQALAEAVPEAVTLDLEGAWEFLSEAAPLLEAAGVLVQLPDELATGHLRVRLRVGEEADEATDHAPELDAAEIPFRWEVVLGDEPLDEEEVAGLLAAQRPLVRWRDQWVRLDPEEAERIRGLSEPGTLLLGDALGLALSGAQPASGEGPAAGTEAEVVADGRVAELVRRLQEADRGPAEIREPVGFEGELRPYQQRGVAWLAGMGRLGFGAVLADDMGLGKTIQLIGYLLVRGGGPHLVVCPTSVVGNWERELRRFAPELPVTRHHGSDRPSALDEPNGVVLTTYGTLRRDVDLLEKVGWDVVTLDEAQHVKNPQTAGAKAVRRLQSGHTVVMTGTPLENRLAELWSLMDVTNPGLLGTRARFGRQFVTPIEKRRDATASLRLRRLVAPFILRREKTDPEVISDLPDKIERTVVCPLTPEQAEHYEREVSAAFETGGAVAADGSDMERRGRVLALLTKLKQVCNHPAQAYGTLDESGVDDLATRSGKLAVCRDLVRDALDSDEQVIIFTQYVAMGRILSEVLARDLDVDVPLLHGGVNATARDRMVARFQGEDGTSPVPVLVVSLRAGGTGLNLTAATQVIHYDRWWNPAVEDQATDRAHRIGQYHTVDVHKLVTAGTVEERVADLLESKRYLADSVVGAGEAWVTELGDDEIAELVALGSDADISEIDEDGTWSDALEATG, encoded by the coding sequence ATGCGCGCCGATCTACAGGTCACCTACCTGCCCGCCGGGCTCGTTCCCGCATGGGGACAGCTGCTCGTCTACGACGCCGCGCCCCGCGGTGACTCCCCGCTCGACACGCCGTCCGGCGAGGCACCGGACCGGGTCGACGGGGCCGACGGGTCACATGCTGACCCGACGGGTGCCTCGGGTCCGGGAGCGTCACCCTCCGATCTCGCGGATGCCGCGCGCACCCTCGGGCTGCCGCCGGGGGAGCCCGCCCACGCCCGGCTCGCCGTCCTGCATCGCGACCACGGCGGGGTCGTGCCCCGGGCGGCCGAGGTGGCCGTTCGCGCGATCCGGCTGCGTGACGCGCTGCCGGCCCTGCTCGCCGTGCCGGCGGATGTCGGCCCGCTTCACCGGCGACGTCCCGACAGCCTCCGCGCGTTCGCGCTCACGGCCCGTCTGGCGTGGCGGCTGGTGATCGGGCACCGGATCGTCCCGTCCCTCGCCCTCGACGAGGAGACCGGTGAGGTCGCGGGAACGTGGCGGGCCTTGCCGACCGGTGACGAGGACGCCGAGACCCTGTTGCGCCGGCTCGTCACGGTCCTGCCGCCGGCCGCGCATGCGGTCCCCCGCGACGGCGACGACGGTGTCTGGCGGCCTGACGACTTGCTCGCGGTCTTTTGCGACGGGGTGGCCGACCTCTGCGCCCGCGAGGGATCCGCCGACCCTCGGGAGGGTCGGCCGCGTGCGCGGATCCTGCCGTGGACCGCCCGTTGGGAGGAGGCGCTGCGGGACACGTCCGACCCTCTGGTGCCGCTGCGTGACGATGCCGCCGACCTCGTCGCGGGCGTCGCCGGCTGGCACGCGACGGTGGCGGCCGACGACGCCGGAGTGTTCACGGAGTTGCGGCTCGTCGCGCCATCCGACCCCGAGGGGGACTGGGTCCTTCACCTCGGTGTTCGAACCGAGACCGGGGCGTTCCTGCCCGCGGACCAGGTCTGGGCGAGCCAGGACGACGAGGACGACCCCGGCGGCCTCGCACGCCAGGAGGTCCTGCTTGCGGGCCTCGGTCGTTGTGCGCGCGTGTTCCCGCCGCTCGAGCAGGCGCTCGCCGAAGCGGTGCCCGAGGCCGTGACGCTCGACCTCGAAGGCGCGTGGGAGTTCCTGTCGGAGGCCGCACCCCTGCTCGAGGCCGCCGGGGTGCTGGTCCAGCTGCCGGACGAGCTGGCCACCGGGCACCTGCGCGTGCGGCTGCGGGTCGGCGAGGAGGCGGACGAGGCGACGGACCACGCGCCTGAGCTCGACGCGGCGGAGATCCCGTTCCGCTGGGAGGTGGTCCTCGGCGACGAACCGCTCGACGAGGAGGAGGTGGCGGGGCTGCTCGCTGCCCAGCGACCGCTGGTGCGGTGGCGGGACCAGTGGGTGCGGCTCGATCCCGAGGAGGCCGAGCGCATCCGTGGCCTGTCGGAACCGGGCACCCTGTTGCTCGGTGACGCACTGGGGTTGGCGCTTTCCGGGGCCCAGCCCGCGTCCGGTGAGGGCCCCGCGGCCGGGACCGAGGCCGAGGTCGTCGCCGACGGGCGCGTCGCCGAGCTCGTCCGGCGGCTGCAGGAGGCCGATCGCGGGCCGGCCGAGATCCGCGAGCCCGTCGGGTTCGAGGGGGAGCTGCGCCCGTATCAGCAGCGAGGCGTCGCGTGGCTCGCCGGGATGGGTCGCCTCGGGTTCGGTGCCGTCCTCGCCGACGACATGGGGCTGGGCAAGACGATCCAACTGATCGGCTATCTGCTCGTTCGCGGTGGTGGTCCGCACCTGGTCGTGTGCCCGACCTCGGTCGTCGGGAACTGGGAACGGGAGTTGCGCCGGTTCGCGCCGGAACTGCCCGTCACCCGTCACCACGGCAGCGATCGTCCCTCCGCGCTCGACGAGCCGAACGGCGTGGTGCTCACGACCTACGGGACGCTGCGACGGGACGTCGACCTGCTCGAGAAGGTCGGATGGGACGTCGTCACGCTCGACGAGGCGCAACACGTGAAGAATCCCCAAACCGCAGGCGCGAAGGCGGTGCGCCGGCTCCAGAGCGGCCACACCGTCGTGATGACCGGCACACCGCTCGAGAACCGGCTCGCCGAGCTGTGGTCGCTCATGGACGTGACCAACCCCGGCCTGCTCGGCACCCGGGCGCGATTCGGCCGGCAGTTCGTCACCCCCATCGAGAAGCGCCGGGACGCGACCGCCTCCTTGCGCCTGCGCCGCCTCGTCGCCCCGTTCATCCTGCGGCGCGAGAAGACGGACCCCGAGGTCATCAGCGACCTCCCGGACAAGATCGAGCGCACGGTCGTCTGCCCGCTCACCCCCGAGCAGGCCGAGCACTACGAGCGCGAGGTCTCGGCCGCGTTCGAGACCGGCGGGGCCGTCGCGGCCGACGGCTCGGACATGGAACGCCGCGGCCGGGTGCTGGCGCTGCTCACGAAGCTGAAGCAGGTGTGCAACCACCCGGCGCAGGCGTACGGCACGCTCGACGAGAGCGGGGTGGACGACCTCGCGACGCGCAGCGGCAAGCTCGCGGTCTGCCGCGACCTCGTGCGCGACGCGCTCGATTCGGACGAGCAGGTGATCATCTTCACGCAGTACGTCGCGATGGGGCGGATCCTGTCCGAGGTGCTCGCCCGCGACCTGGACGTCGACGTGCCGCTGTTGCACGGCGGGGTGAACGCCACCGCTCGCGACCGGATGGTCGCGCGCTTCCAGGGCGAGGACGGGACCTCGCCCGTGCCGGTGTTGGTGGTGAGCCTGCGGGCGGGCGGCACGGGCCTGAACCTGACGGCCGCGACGCAGGTGATCCACTACGACCGGTGGTGGAATCCGGCGGTCGAGGACCAGGCCACCGACCGGGCCCATCGGATCGGTCAGTACCACACGGTCGACGTCCACAAGCTCGTGACCGCGGGCACGGTCGAGGAGCGTGTGGCGGACCTCCTGGAGTCGAAGCGCTACCTCGCGGACTCGGTGGTCGGCGCGGGCGAGGCGTGGGTGACCGAGCTCGGCGACGACGAGATCGCCGAGCTCGTCGCGCTCGGCAGTGACGCCGACATCAGCGAGATCGACGAGGACGGGACGTGGAGCGATGCCCTCGAGGCGACCGGATAG
- a CDS encoding HAD-IA family hydrolase, with protein MTIRAVLFDLMDTLLIDPYPRAVRAGTGGSVADRAGHRDREAWPEFEIAAIDETEFFARFWAPGTDLPFDATAFQRARRAGYAWVPGMRDLLDDLEGRADRYIVSNYPVWIEELRARFALDARVEGVLASHHLGVRKPVRAFYERVLEQVDLQPAEALFVDDREANCEAAREIGIAAHRFEGVDDLRSRLVHEGVLSE; from the coding sequence GTGACGATCCGGGCCGTCCTGTTCGACCTCATGGATACCCTGTTGATCGATCCTTACCCACGGGCCGTTCGTGCGGGTACCGGGGGGTCGGTGGCCGATCGTGCCGGGCACCGGGACCGGGAGGCCTGGCCGGAGTTCGAGATCGCGGCGATCGACGAGACGGAGTTCTTCGCCCGCTTCTGGGCGCCGGGCACGGATCTGCCGTTCGATGCCACGGCCTTCCAACGAGCTCGACGGGCGGGTTACGCGTGGGTGCCGGGCATGCGTGACCTGCTCGACGACCTCGAGGGGCGCGCGGACCGCTACATCGTGAGCAACTACCCGGTCTGGATCGAGGAACTCCGCGCACGGTTCGCACTGGACGCACGCGTCGAAGGCGTCCTCGCCAGTCACCACCTGGGCGTGCGCAAGCCGGTCCGCGCCTTCTACGAGCGGGTGCTGGAGCAGGTCGACCTGCAGCCGGCCGAAGCGCTCTTCGTTGACGACCGAGAAGCGAACTGCGAGGCGGCGCGGGAGATCGGGATCGCGGCACACCGTTTCGAGGGGGTGGACGACCTCCGGTCGCGCCTGGTCCACGAAGGGGTGCTGTCCGAGTAG
- a CDS encoding GNAT family N-acetyltransferase has protein sequence MRPVLHGTQVTLRPVTPEDVDVLADILAEPEVSRWWPRYDASRVRRDLLEAPDTTVFTVAHLDDEVVGSIQYVEEPAPDYRHASVDVFLHPAWHGKGLGTDAIRTLARHLIHDRGHHRLAIDPAADNEKAIRTYKRVGFKEVGVMREYERNANGEWQDCLLMDLLKRDLE, from the coding sequence ATGCGTCCAGTCCTGCACGGCACCCAAGTCACGCTCCGACCGGTGACGCCCGAGGACGTCGACGTACTTGCCGACATCCTCGCCGAGCCCGAGGTGTCACGGTGGTGGCCCCGCTACGACGCGAGTCGGGTCCGACGCGATCTGCTCGAGGCACCGGACACGACGGTGTTCACGGTGGCCCACCTGGACGACGAGGTCGTCGGCTCCATCCAGTACGTCGAGGAGCCGGCCCCGGACTACCGTCACGCGTCGGTGGACGTGTTCCTGCATCCAGCCTGGCACGGCAAGGGCCTCGGTACCGACGCGATCCGCACGCTGGCGCGGCACCTGATCCATGATCGCGGGCACCACCGTCTCGCGATCGATCCCGCGGCCGACAACGAGAAGGCGATCCGTACCTACAAGCGGGTCGGCTTCAAGGAGGTCGGCGTGATGCGGGAGTACGAGCGCAACGCCAACGGGGAGTGGCAGGACTGCCTGCTCATGGACCTGCTCAAGCGCGATCTCGAGTAG